A genomic window from Exiguobacterium acetylicum DSM 20416 includes:
- a CDS encoding DUF4003 family protein has protein sequence MEIATTFLRQLDHIGPEFRTYQDGILIELAFDRTIGTEQVSASVLLETADDLKIRLYTQTTQALLLASKIHAFDAHTPSRIAEMMSIHGYFKSHRLSHPLNAYSTALFISRLTPQDAVLERTVQLYTRLKKQHRFIVSPLLISFVYFHATTRGELDELASRIETVYQRLKRRFGRAQQTYVVALIFALLPEDDWDRYIAQVEASRKIHRKHHVPLSFHGMLALLGDPNVHASSLERMAEALRSDLHFKYRKDLVYLTAIRLYLSQQTILQQLFPSSILPPDGADAIPFLLFPVDLTDTSHATDGGIDGGFDGGGDGGGE, from the coding sequence ATGGAGATCGCGACGACTTTCTTGCGACAGCTTGATCACATCGGACCAGAATTCAGAACCTATCAGGATGGTATTCTGATCGAACTGGCATTCGACCGAACGATCGGAACGGAGCAGGTTTCCGCAAGTGTGTTGCTTGAGACAGCAGATGACTTGAAAATACGCTTGTATACACAAACCACCCAGGCATTATTACTTGCTTCGAAGATTCATGCCTTTGACGCCCACACACCGAGTCGGATTGCTGAGATGATGTCGATTCATGGCTATTTTAAATCGCATCGCTTGTCGCATCCCTTGAATGCCTACTCTACTGCCCTGTTCATCAGCCGTCTTACTCCACAGGACGCGGTACTTGAACGAACGGTACAATTATACACACGCCTCAAAAAACAACATCGGTTCATCGTGTCACCGCTATTGATCTCTTTCGTCTATTTTCACGCTACGACACGCGGTGAGTTAGACGAACTCGCCTCGCGTATCGAAACGGTCTATCAACGACTCAAACGACGGTTCGGACGCGCTCAACAGACGTATGTCGTGGCCTTGATATTCGCTTTATTGCCTGAAGACGATTGGGATCGCTATATCGCACAAGTGGAGGCATCCCGTAAGATACATCGTAAACACCATGTTCCGCTGTCGTTCCACGGCATGCTTGCGTTACTCGGTGATCCAAACGTTCACGCTTCGTCACTCGAACGGATGGCAGAGGCGTTACGCTCCGATTTACATTTTAAATACCGGAAGGACTTAGTCTATTTGACAGCAATCCGATTGTATTTAAGTCAACAAACGATCCTGCAACAACTCTTCCCATCTTCGATTCTCCCACCGGACGGCGCCGACGCGATTCCGTTCTTACTCTTCCCTGTTGATTTGACCGACACGTCCCATGCGACGGACGGCGGGATCGACGGAGGATTTGATGGTGGTGGTGACGGCGGGGGCGAGTAA
- a CDS encoding DUF1836 domain-containing protein, with the protein MTHSDDTRHDRQLRLEDIPNIDLYMDQVIQLFERTFEETTRSADETILTKTMINNYAKKKLFFPVTNKKYTKEHLILISLIYQLKSSFSINDIKTILAPLNAGIEQDQLDLEGFYRNYLELTERNTARFVTEQDALTASTTDPLEQILAMAHMSNLYRRAAEQLIDTQLKK; encoded by the coding sequence ATGACACATTCTGATGACACGAGACACGATCGTCAATTACGGCTCGAAGATATCCCGAATATCGATCTCTATATGGATCAAGTCATTCAACTGTTCGAGCGGACATTCGAGGAAACGACGCGAAGTGCAGACGAGACGATTTTGACGAAGACGATGATCAACAATTATGCCAAAAAGAAATTATTCTTTCCGGTCACGAATAAAAAGTATACGAAGGAACACTTGATTCTGATTAGCTTGATTTATCAATTGAAAAGTTCGTTTTCGATCAATGATATCAAAACGATTCTTGCGCCCTTGAACGCAGGGATCGAACAGGATCAACTCGATCTTGAAGGGTTTTATCGTAATTACCTCGAACTGACGGAACGAAATACAGCCCGCTTCGTAACGGAACAAGACGCTCTGACCGCTTCGACGACCGATCCACTGGAGCAGATTCTCGCTATGGCTCATATGAGTAACTTGTACCGGCGCGCAGCAGAACAATTGATTGACACCCAACTGAAAAAATAA
- the trhA gene encoding PAQR family membrane homeostasis protein TrhA, producing MKAYMREPINGLTHLGGAVFAFVGLLALVIKASLERGASLAIVAAIIFGVSMMALYAVSATYHMVLASDRAIAIWRRLDHSMIYLLIAGSYAPFCLVSLNGPTGWVLFSIVMLIAVSGITFKLVWFNSPRWLSTTLYIGMGWIMVFAITPLAQVLSPLGIGLLFLGGIFYTIGGIIYGLKPRILSFKHLGFHEIFHIFVLLGSLAHFLCVYFFVL from the coding sequence GTGAAAGCTTATATGAGAGAACCGATTAATGGATTAACGCATCTTGGAGGGGCTGTCTTTGCTTTTGTCGGGTTACTGGCACTTGTCATCAAGGCATCGTTAGAACGGGGGGCATCACTTGCGATCGTCGCAGCGATTATTTTTGGTGTCAGTATGATGGCGCTCTATGCCGTCTCAGCGACCTACCATATGGTCCTTGCGAGCGACCGGGCAATCGCGATCTGGCGTCGGTTGGATCATTCGATGATTTATCTGTTGATTGCCGGGTCTTACGCACCATTTTGTCTCGTCAGTCTGAACGGTCCGACTGGTTGGGTCTTGTTCAGCATCGTCATGTTGATTGCAGTCTCTGGAATCACCTTTAAATTGGTTTGGTTCAACAGTCCACGTTGGTTATCAACGACGCTCTACATCGGAATGGGCTGGATCATGGTATTTGCGATCACACCACTTGCGCAAGTTTTATCACCGCTCGGCATCGGATTATTGTTCCTTGGTGGTATCTTCTACACGATTGGTGGCATCATTTATGGGCTGAAGCCACGTATCTTATCGTTCAAACATCTTGGATTCCATGAAATCTTCCATATCTTCGTACTACTGGGTAGCCTAGCACACTTTCTATGTGTCTACTTCTTCGTTTTATGA